TGCCTTGTATGCCGGGTGGACGGGGAAGTATGGCGGTGTTGCAAGCAGTGAGACAAAGTACGCTGCTGGCTTCTTGAGCGTGAACTTCACAGTGTAGTCGTCAACAGCCTCCACATCCTCGACGAAGTGAGTAACGAGCCATGAGGGGTCGCCCTGAATGGTCATGACTCTCTTGATGCTTCTCACCACATCCTGCGCCTTGCATGGGGTGCCGTCAGCAAATTTCAGATCCTGCCTGAGGTGGAAGGTGTAAACAAGGCCATCCTCACTGACTTCCCAGCTTTCAGCAAGGTATGGCTCAAGTTCTGTTGTGCCGGGCTTGTACCTTACCAGCCCTCCCATGACGTTGTTCATAATTTCCCATGTGTAGAAGTCGTAAGCATTGGCAGGGTCGAGATCGGTAATCTTGTCAGTTACACCGATGGTGATTGTGTCCTTCTGCTCCTCGGAGTAGACAAGATAGTACCTGAAAATCATGGTCGGGTCGAGGGTAATTCCCTTGATGTCGTCCTTTGCAACTATCGTCAGCTTGCCCTGTACGAGCGGGATTATCGGTGCATCCTCAGCAAGCTTCTGCTGTATCTGCTTGTAAAGCTTCTCTCTCTCCTCCATCGAGGTTGCTGTTGATGCCTTCTCAAGCAGTTCATCCATCTCCGGGTCGCAGTACGGATAGCCGAGCCAGTTGTTTGCCGTGCAACTCAGGAAGGGTGTGGTGTAGTCATCAGGGTCGAGGTAGTCAGGATACCATCCGAACAGCGAAGCCATCATCGCTCCCTTTCTGGAATAGTCCTGGAAAGTTGACCACTCGGCGCTCTTCAGCTCAACCTCAATCATTCCCGTTGCCTCAAGCTGCTCCTTCAGAACCTGTGCCAAATCTTTCTCAGTGTCACCGTAGTGAGTTGGAGTCCACCAGAGCTCAATCTTCAGCTTCTTAGCTTCCTCTTTCTGCGGTTGCTCCGGCTGTTGGGCACAGCCCAGTAGCAGCACTGCAGCAACCAAAAGCGCCAAAACGTATAGTTTCTTCATGTTGTAAATGTCCGTGTTATGATATATAACAGTATCTTGAGTGTATCTGGCAAAAATTTAATGGGCTAATCTTTTTATCGCTCCGGCTGGGAGCATAAGATTCATTGGAGAGGTTACGAAACTAATCATGAAACAAGAAAAAGGAAGAGAGGCTTTAGCATCAACGTGTAGTGCCACTCTTCCGTTAATTATTTCTCCCGAAATCGACATGGTTCTTTTTCACTATCGTTTTCGAGCCTTCTCAGAAGTGCCATGAGCTTCAAACGTGCATCTGATGAAATACAATCTTCAGGCGATAAAGGTACAACAATGTGCCCCTCTTTCCCTCAGATAAATTTTTAAGCCAAACACCTCAAACGTATCCGATGTCGTCACTGCCGGCTTACATAATAACAAGGTTTTTAATGGTAATACCGACGGTGCTAATCCTTTTGACCATCGTTTTCCTGATACTCAGAATTATCCCCGGCGACCCGATAACGGCGATGGTGGGGCAGAAGGTTCCGGAAGAGGTATTGGAGAAGCTTCGGCATGAGGCAGGGCTGGACAAACCATACCACGAGCAGTACATTGAGTACCTTAAGGGTGTATTCACAGGTGACCTCGGAAAGTCCATGATCTGGGGGAAGAGACCTGTAATTGCCGAAATCATGGACCACTTTCCCGCTACGCTTGAATTGACGATATTTGGCTTCATTTTGAGCGTTCTGATAGGAGTTGCCACTGGCTCGATTGCGGCCTTCAGAAGGGGCAGCAAGGTTGATTCTGGGATGAGGATTTACAGCATTGTCGCCTACACGCTCTTCATCCCTTGGTTTGGAATGCTTCTGCAAATGCTTTTCGGGGTTTATCTGAAAGTTCTGCCAATTGGCGGTAGAATAACGCCCGGAAACACTCCAGAGACAATCACAGGGCTTTACGTTCTTGACAGCATTTTAACGCTGAACTTTAACTCTCTTATCGATGCCCTCGCCCACCTCGCACTGCCTGCAATAACACTCGGAATTGTTCTTTCAGGGGCCTACACAAGATTGCTGAGAAACAACCTGATTGACGTGCTCAGTCAGGACTTCATTAAAGCTTACAGGGCGAGGGGAGTGAGGAACAGAAAAGTCGTCTTTCATGCGATGAAGAACGCGTTCATCCCCGTCGTTACGCTGATGGGTCTCCAGTTCGCCATTCTTCTGGCTGGAGC
The nucleotide sequence above comes from Archaeoglobus fulgidus DSM 4304. Encoded proteins:
- a CDS encoding ABC transporter substrate-binding protein, with translation MKKLYVLALLVAAVLLLGCAQQPEQPQKEEAKKLKIELWWTPTHYGDTEKDLAQVLKEQLEATGMIEVELKSAEWSTFQDYSRKGAMMASLFGWYPDYLDPDDYTTPFLSCTANNWLGYPYCDPEMDELLEKASTATSMEEREKLYKQIQQKLAEDAPIIPLVQGKLTIVAKDDIKGITLDPTMIFRYYLVYSEEQKDTITIGVTDKITDLDPANAYDFYTWEIMNNVMGGLVRYKPGTTELEPYLAESWEVSEDGLVYTFHLRQDLKFADGTPCKAQDVVRSIKRVMTIQGDPSWLVTHFVEDVEAVDDYTVKFTLKKPAAYFVSLLATPPYFPVHPAYKADEIDPDQTAGGVGPYKIVEWKRDQELILEANPNFFGEQPMTKRIVVKFYKDATTLRLAIEKGEVDIAWRTLTPIDIESLKAKEGLQVIEAPGGFIRYLVLNANENTDYPTKNIYVRKAIAAAIDREDIAQRVYRGTVEPLYSLIPIGMWSHEDVFKDMYGDGNIELAKEYLKKAGYSE
- a CDS encoding ABC transporter permease, coding for MSSLPAYIITRFLMVIPTVLILLTIVFLILRIIPGDPITAMVGQKVPEEVLEKLRHEAGLDKPYHEQYIEYLKGVFTGDLGKSMIWGKRPVIAEIMDHFPATLELTIFGFILSVLIGVATGSIAAFRRGSKVDSGMRIYSIVAYTLFIPWFGMLLQMLFGVYLKVLPIGGRITPGNTPETITGLYVLDSILTLNFNSLIDALAHLALPAITLGIVLSGAYTRLLRNNLIDVLSQDFIKAYRARGVRNRKVVFHAMKNAFIPVVTLMGLQFAILLAGAVLTESTFSWPGMGTFLIERIEYRDYTSVQGAIVFYAVFVALISLVVDVIYALLDPRIRY